The nucleotide window AGAGCATCGAGAAACCCTTCTCACCCGCACCAAGTCGAACATCCATGCTGCTTAGCGAGAAAAGCCCATATTCCTTCCACAATTTGAGTGTTGCATCTCTGTAACCCTCTGGCAGGTAACCCCAGCGAACCCACGGCGGATTACCCACCACACACAAAAAAAATCAAACTTACCCATCAGCAAAGGTGCAAACGAATTCTTAAGTAATCGTGTCCAGATCCTGTTCTTGCCGCTCTTCTCCAATTCCTTTATTTTAGTGTAGAGTTCTGTTAAAGATGCCAAGTTCTCTTACACCCAACACGTTTGGCAGTAAGTTTTTTTTTTTATCTATTTCTATTCACTCATTCTCCTGTGAACTTCATCTTCTTGCTCACCAGAATAGAATCTGCTAAATAAACAGGAATCTCTACACCCTCCTTTGGGATATGCCTGATTAAATCACCCAATGCGATTACATAATTCGCTCTCGATGCCAGCACCGCTAACGGGTTCAAAATCAATGCCAACTATATCATGCACTATTTTCCACAACAACTCCCGCTTATCTGTTTTACCATCTCCCTCCTTCTACATTATCCCTAAAGAATTATATCCTTTCTTAGCACAGGTTCTTTCTTTAGAAAGAAAGTGTTGCATCGAATCCTAAATCCAATCCCCTGTCAGATTTTCCCATCACGCATCCCTATTTTCATTCGCTAAAGAAAGAAGTTTTTTAGCTGGTCACCGCACACCGCACCGTTCAACTTTGCTTATCCAGCGGCTTCTCTGCTTTGTATCCCGCTTCATCTTACTTCAACCTCCCTCTTAAATCTTAAAGTATGATCCAATTTTCGAGCTTGATAGCGGGTGTTTTATCGTTCATCTTGTTGAATTATCAATAATTGCGTATTTAATTAGAGGGGGTAAATATTTGCAATGAGAGCTCAAGAATTCAGTCTGAAGAGGGAACTCCAGAGAAAGGCGGTACACGGCACTTCCGTACTGATAGTCATATTTTACTACTTTCTGCCCAAGGAGGTAATATTGCTATCAATGACCCTGTTCTTGATACTATCCCTGGAGGTAGAGTTTATCAGGCTCGACCTGAAGCTAAAATTACCATTCTTTCACAAACTTTACCGGGAGAATGAGAAGGAGAGATTGAGCGGCAATGTTTTCTTCCTCATAGGTGCTATAATAGCTATTAGCGTCTTTTACAAGGAGATTGCCATAGCCGCTATACTGATGACAACGATAGGAGACGCATTCGCAGCTATATTCGGCAAGCGGTTCGGCAGGAGATGGATACCGATACCAGAGCTGAAGGACAGGTCTGTAGAGGGTTGCATAGCGGAGTTTGGCGTGGACATGCTCATAGGGGTCGTCTTCTTGAACTCGTATCCATGGTCATGGCTGCTAATACTGGTAATGGCAGGGACAGCGACGATAGTCGAGACAGTAGTCAATAAGATAGATGATAACCTTTTAATTCCTTTGTTCTCAGGTTTTAACGCCCAGGTCCTCACTTACATAATTTCGCATGAATACCTGTCCTTTTCCTTTCTGCCAATAGCTTAGCCTTAGCGAAGAAGAAAAAACTACGGGATTTACCCTCTTTTTTCTTATTCACAAAGCTGTCCAACAATTACCAAACAAAGTCAAGATAAACATTTTTAACTATTCTCACTCTTACTTTTTATTACATGCCGGGGTAGGTGTAAAGGTGTAGAGGTGTAGAGGTGTAGAGGTAGAGCTATAGCTATGCGTAACAGTCATAAGCATTTTATAGAAGAACTTGGCGAGGTAGGTCTGATAGAACGAATAACCAGGCGATTTAAAGCGAGCAATGAAGCTGTAACAGTGGGTGCAGGAGAAGATGACTGCGCGGTTATAGACCTGAGAAGTGCAAAGGCAGGCTACCACTATCTCGTTGTTACCACAGATACAGTCCAGAGTTCCACACATTTCCCAAGTGGCATCTCACCGTTCCAGATGGGCTGGAGCGCGGTTGCTGTGAACCTGAGCGACATAGCGGCGATGGGTGCTCACCCGTTTGCGTTCGTTATTGCAATGGGCATTCCTGAACATACGGATACAGATTTTTTAGATGCGCTTATGGCAGGTATAGAGGCATGTGCATCAGCATACAATGTTGTTGTGGTTGGAGGTGATGTAACAAGGAGCAAAGAGCTTATCCTGACGGGTACGTGCTTTGGATTTGTGAGCAAACCGGTGAAGAGGTCCACTGCTAAGGTAGGGGACCTCCTTGGTGTGACAGGACGCTTAGGAAATGCCGCTGTGGGCTTGAAGATAATAGAAGAGGGTATGAATTTTTCAGATGATCTCAAGGTAGCCGCGAAACGAGCTCTGTTTCAGCCCATAGCGCGCGTAAAGGAAGGAATAATCCTCGCAGACTCCGGTATGGTCACTTCTATGATTGATATAAGTGATGGACTCGCACTTTCACTTGCGGAATTGGGGCGACGTAGTCATGTGGGATTCGAGTTATATAAGGAGAAAGTGCCTGTATCGAGTAATGAGGTACCATTAGAACTTGCCATTTACTATGGTGGCGACTATGAACTACTCTTTACGCTCGATGCCGGAATTAGCGAAGCGGAGCTGAAGCGGCTGCAGAATGAGGTGGATATGAGTATTATAGGCAGGGCAATGCCACAGGAGGCGGGCATATACTTCAGAGAAGGCACAAGCAGGGAAGCGATAGCTATAAAGGGCTATCAACATTTCTGAGACGATACCAATCTGTAGTATTAGGTTATGTTTAATATTACCGAAAGACCACTCAACTGTCTCTTTATACCTCTTGTACTCCTCTTTCCCCTTAAATGTGAATGTTTTTCCTGTTCCAGCACCAGCAACAATAATTTTCTTTTTTCCACATATAATTCCCCGCTATCGTGGTGGTAGATTGGTACACCATTTCTGGTGTCAAATTACTATTAGGTCATATGACCTCCTCTACATAGCACATATGTACAATACGACATAAAAAGGTATTTCGGAATGAGAGGAGGCAACAGGGTTACACATGAAGTCTGGGACCAAGGGGGTTATCGCTTATGCAGGAGGACATTACAGCAAAGCTCTTGAATTGCGGCGTCAGAAACGGTGAGGCGAGACATTAAGGAACTCGTAAAGCGCAGCGTGATCATTCCAACACGAGCGCAGCAAAAAGACATTGGTCCACAGGCGTATCACACAAGGTAGAAACCGTCAGGCTTTTCATGGAGCGAAGAACCTACACTGAGATTGAAAGGGCACAAAAACACACTCTAACGGCGATCAAGCGCTATATCCTGACTTTTTCCCGTGTTGCGTATCTTACAGAAAAGGGCTACAATAAAAGAAATCGCTTTTCCCGTCCAGGTCTCAGACCGATTGATACGTGATTAGCAGGCGTTATACCGCAAATACAGAGGAGACCCAGCGTACAAAGACCGATTAGACAAGATACTGGCGTTGAACTCCGTGGATCGTGAGCCGTGTAAGGGGGGGAGAGGCGACAATTTGAGCATGAATACACAGCAGAGCATCTATGCACCGCTGCTGGATAAAACGTTTGAGACCGCGGTATCCAGCTTCATATCGGCTGAAATCCCTAAGTTGGGCGGACCAAAGGTCATCGGGCTGTTGGTCAAAGAACTGAAGTCCATCGTTGAGCAGTACTATCCACCGATAACAAATCTCAGAATGGAGCAGATGCTCTGGTTCGCAGTGGCAAAAGAGGAGAAAGGAGGTTATGGGAAGTGCATGAAGGATCTCCGATTGCGTCCCGTTGTCCTATCGGCGGTCACTTATGAAGAGAAGACACCAAGAAGAAAGTGGAGAGCGTCCCACAGAAGGAGGTTCGAAAGAGTGCTATTGCAAGGATGTTACATGAAACGGACAAGCAAGGTGGAACACTGGCTGAGACTGACCTATCACCTATCACTCATCCTCTCGTGCTCCACGACGACCATCCATAGGAATATCACCGAATACGAACGTGAGAACAGCGTGGTACTGCCACGCAGGGGCACCGTACATGACCTGGGTAGAAGCACAACGCATAAAAAGATCATCAGTGAAAAATCGCTCCGGGCTAAAAAAGCTACGTCGGACATCGCAAGGAAAACTCACCACAGTCCCAGTGCCGTCGATAGATATCTTGGCAATTTCGACCGTGTGCGATTCTGCCTTAAGAAAGGATTGTCTGTGGAAGAGACTTCATTCATAACGCAGCTTAGTAAACGAAGGCGGAGGTGGTGAGAAAGAGAATGTTAATTAAGTATAGGGATGAGGATGATAAACATAGTATGGGTCATATGGCACTATTAGTGTTATAATAATCGCGCAATGGAAAATACGATTACTATGTTCTTTATAGACACGGCTATAATCCCAGAACGAAGCAGTGGGTGTCTCGTTCTTACTGGCCTTGGACCGAAGGGCACCCGTGGGAACCTGAATATCTTAGGATACCCGGACATAAAGTCAATAGAAGAGTTTTAAGAGAGATTCATGCAGAAGAAGACTGGGCATGTGATATAAGTGGGGGTGGTGATTTCAATGACCCTTTTGACTTCACTGACGGAATTCAAACTCAACGAGTTTGTTATAAAGCCCTATAATCACGATAGCCCCCTGTTTATGTGTTCGTGTAACTTAATCTTAACGAATTCATCATCGTAGGTCGAGCCGAAGTTTTATCATATACTGATCAGTTTCAGCACTCAATCGTGAAGAAAGAATGCCCACAGGATTGGATAGGATTGGATAAGATGTAATGAATGAGCAAAAAGTTTTATATACTATTTCCCTTCTGGTATGGTATAG belongs to Methanophagales archaeon and includes:
- the thiL gene encoding thiamine-phosphate kinase, encoding MRNSHKHFIEELGEVGLIERITRRFKASNEAVTVGAGEDDCAVIDLRSAKAGYHYLVVTTDTVQSSTHFPSGISPFQMGWSAVAVNLSDIAAMGAHPFAFVIAMGIPEHTDTDFLDALMAGIEACASAYNVVVVGGDVTRSKELILTGTCFGFVSKPVKRSTAKVGDLLGVTGRLGNAAVGLKIIEEGMNFSDDLKVAAKRALFQPIARVKEGIILADSGMVTSMIDISDGLALSLAELGRRSHVGFELYKEKVPVSSNEVPLELAIYYGGDYELLFTLDAGISEAELKRLQNEVDMSIIGRAMPQEAGIYFREGTSREAIAIKGYQHF
- a CDS encoding DUF1670 domain-containing protein, which codes for MERRTYTEIERAQKHTLTAIKRYILTFSRVAYLTEKGYNKRNRFSRPGLRPIDT
- a CDS encoding DUF1670 domain-containing protein; its protein translation is MSMNTQQSIYAPLLDKTFETAVSSFISAEIPKLGGPKVIGLLVKELKSIVEQYYPPITNLRMEQMLWFAVAKEEKGGYGKCMKDLRLRPVVLSAVTYEEKTPRRKWRASHRRRFERVLLQGCYMKRTSKVEHWLRLTYHLSLILSCSTTTIHRNITEYERENSVVLPRRGTVHDLGRSTTHKKIISEKSLRAKKATSDIARKTHHSPSAVDRYLGNFDRVRFCLKKGLSVEETSFITQLSKRRRRW